In Candidatus Contubernalis alkalaceticus, the following proteins share a genomic window:
- a CDS encoding citrate/2-methylcitrate synthase codes for MKSKLDIFVANETFFNELSSKAQQNNQIDPQLYKDSGAKQGLRNVDGTGVLIGFSKVGEVQAYSQDDNGEKIPMEGRLFYRGIEITDLVKGYQNEQRHGFEEVCYLLLFGSLPNKNQLLQFKETLGKNRTLPDGFTEDMILKAPSSDIMNKLARNVLTCYSYDSNPEDNSLSNVLRQSIELIAEFPTMSAYGYQAKVHFYDQMSLFIHIPDPELSTSENFLHLIRPNNRYTKLEAEVLDLCLVLHAEHGGGNNSTFTARVVTSTDTDTYSAIAAAVGSLKGPKHGGANIKVTQMMEDIKQNVKDWNNEKELEDYLAKIIKKEAFDRTGLLYGIGHAVYTLSDPRAILLKEKAKELAKEKHLEEEFNLYCSIEKLAPQVFSEINKDVRTIVPNVDFYSGFVYKMLNIPLELYTPIFAMSRVAGWCAHRIEELVNSGKIIRPAYKNIIEKSSFIPLEQRT; via the coding sequence ATGAAATCAAAACTTGATATTTTTGTAGCGAATGAAACTTTTTTTAATGAACTATCTTCGAAGGCTCAGCAAAACAACCAAATCGACCCCCAGTTATACAAGGACAGTGGGGCAAAACAAGGGCTGAGAAATGTGGATGGCACCGGGGTTCTGATTGGTTTTTCTAAAGTTGGTGAGGTGCAAGCCTATAGTCAGGATGATAATGGTGAAAAGATTCCCATGGAAGGACGACTTTTCTATAGGGGAATTGAAATTACAGACCTGGTAAAAGGATATCAAAATGAACAAAGGCACGGGTTCGAAGAAGTCTGTTATCTGCTCCTCTTCGGCAGTCTTCCCAACAAAAATCAGCTTCTTCAGTTCAAAGAAACACTGGGCAAAAACCGAACGTTACCTGATGGTTTCACTGAAGACATGATTCTTAAAGCCCCCAGCAGTGACATTATGAATAAATTAGCCAGAAATGTACTCACCTGCTACTCCTATGACAGCAATCCCGAAGACAACAGCCTCTCCAATGTTTTAAGGCAATCCATTGAGCTGATAGCTGAATTTCCTACCATGTCCGCCTATGGGTACCAGGCCAAAGTACATTTTTATGACCAGATGAGCCTGTTCATCCATATCCCGGATCCAGAATTATCTACATCGGAGAATTTTCTTCACCTTATTCGACCAAACAATCGATATACTAAACTGGAGGCAGAAGTTTTAGACCTGTGCCTGGTACTGCATGCGGAACACGGCGGAGGAAACAATTCTACCTTTACTGCACGGGTGGTAACCTCCACAGATACAGATACATATTCAGCTATTGCCGCCGCAGTAGGTTCTCTCAAAGGGCCCAAACATGGAGGAGCCAATATCAAGGTCACTCAGATGATGGAGGACATCAAGCAAAATGTAAAAGATTGGAACAACGAAAAAGAATTGGAAGACTACCTGGCGAAGATAATAAAGAAAGAAGCTTTTGACCGCACCGGCTTACTTTATGGAATTGGACATGCTGTCTATACCCTGTCTGACCCCAGAGCTATATTACTAAAGGAAAAAGCAAAGGAACTGGCCAAGGAAAAACACCTGGAGGAAGAATTCAACCTTTACTGTTCCATAGAAAAATTAGCTCCTCAAGTTTTTTCCGAAATTAACAAAGACGTCCGGACTATAGTACCTAATGTTGATTTCTATTCCGGTTTCGTCTACAAGATGCTGAACATTCCCCTGGAACTGTATACACCCATTTTTGCCATGTCCAGAGTCGCCGGATGGTGCGCCCACCGGATCGAAGAGCTGGTAAATAGTGGTAAAATTATCCGCCCGGCCTATAAAAACATCATAGAAAAAAGCAGTTTCATACCACTGGAACAAAGAACATAA
- a CDS encoding Lrp/AsnC family transcriptional regulator — protein MDDVKTRLLQTLEQNHRVTTKTLATMLKLTEDNVKEMIKELEEAKIILGYVTLVDWEKAGNNDNVTAIIDVKVTPQRDVGFDEIAERIRRFPEVKSVYLMSGSHDLHVMIEGTSMKKVAFFVAEKLASLDNVQSTATYFVLKKYKQDGIIFEEDNKDHRLVVSP, from the coding sequence ATGGATGATGTGAAAACTCGTCTTTTACAGACCTTGGAACAAAATCATAGAGTGACCACAAAGACCCTGGCTACCATGTTGAAGTTGACAGAAGATAATGTAAAAGAAATGATAAAGGAACTGGAAGAGGCGAAGATTATTCTTGGCTATGTAACTTTAGTAGATTGGGAAAAGGCGGGTAACAATGATAATGTTACAGCTATTATTGATGTTAAAGTAACGCCACAGCGGGATGTGGGTTTTGATGAGATAGCTGAAAGAATTCGCAGGTTTCCGGAGGTTAAAAGTGTTTACCTGATGTCGGGAAGCCACGATTTACATGTCATGATTGAAGGTACATCTATGAAAAAGGTAGCCTTCTTTGTGGCTGAGAAATTAGCTTCCCTGGATAATGTTCAAAGTACAGCAACCTATTTTGTATTAAAGAAATATAAACAGGATGGAATTATTTTTGAAGAAGACAATAAAGACCACAGGCTGGTGGTGAGCCCATGA
- a CDS encoding aminotransferase class I/II-fold pyridoxal phosphate-dependent enzyme yields MSRRPFIKKDIQQLPTSGIRKFFDLASGVKGIISLGVGEPDFVTPWHIREASVYSLEKGYTNYTSNCGLPELRREISSYLERKHGTLYDYDREILVTVGVSEAVDIALRCVLEIGDEVIIPEPCFVSYKPCTIMAGGIPKTVVTRESNQFKLKPEDLQNAITEKSKVLLLCYPNNPTGAIMNRRELLEISRIVEKHDLLVISDEIYSELTYEGEHVSFSSLLGMKERTVVVNGFSKSFAMTGWRIGYAAAPEEIIGAMLKIHQYTIMCAPVMGQMAALEALKNGEEEVRRMAEQYDQRRNLMVNGLREIGISCFEPQGAFYVFPSIKSIGMTSETFCEALLKEEKVAVVPGNAFGNCGEGYVRCSYAASLQEITEALERIQNFIIKHQKKKNVCAAQ; encoded by the coding sequence ATGAGCAGAAGGCCTTTTATTAAAAAAGATATTCAACAGCTTCCGACGTCAGGCATCCGAAAGTTTTTTGATCTGGCCAGCGGGGTAAAGGGGATTATCTCTTTGGGGGTGGGAGAGCCGGACTTTGTGACTCCCTGGCATATTCGGGAAGCCAGTGTGTATTCTCTGGAAAAGGGATACACCAATTATACTTCTAACTGTGGGCTGCCGGAACTTCGCCGGGAAATAAGCAGTTATTTGGAAAGGAAGCATGGAACTTTATATGATTATGATAGAGAAATTTTAGTAACTGTAGGGGTCAGTGAAGCAGTTGATATTGCTCTGCGGTGTGTCCTGGAAATTGGAGATGAAGTAATTATACCCGAGCCCTGTTTTGTTTCTTATAAGCCTTGTACCATAATGGCTGGGGGAATCCCCAAAACTGTTGTCACCCGGGAGTCAAATCAGTTTAAGCTGAAACCGGAGGACCTGCAAAATGCTATTACAGAAAAGAGTAAGGTGCTTCTTCTGTGTTACCCCAATAATCCTACCGGAGCCATAATGAACAGGAGAGAATTATTAGAAATCTCCAGAATTGTGGAGAAGCATGATCTTTTGGTTATCTCCGATGAAATATACAGTGAACTGACGTATGAAGGAGAACATGTTTCCTTTTCCTCACTGCTGGGCATGAAGGAACGCACTGTGGTTGTTAATGGTTTTTCTAAATCTTTTGCTATGACCGGTTGGAGGATCGGATACGCTGCCGCCCCGGAGGAGATTATTGGAGCCATGTTAAAAATACATCAGTACACCATCATGTGTGCCCCGGTTATGGGACAGATGGCAGCTTTAGAAGCGTTGAAAAACGGGGAAGAAGAAGTGAGAAGAATGGCTGAGCAGTATGATCAACGAAGAAACCTTATGGTGAATGGTTTAAGGGAGATTGGGATTTCCTGTTTTGAACCTCAAGGAGCTTTTTACGTGTTTCCCTCTATAAAATCTATCGGCATGACCTCTGAAACCTTTTGTGAAGCACTATTGAAAGAAGAAAAGGTTGCCGTGGTACCGGGAAATGCTTTTGGAAATTGTGGTGAAGGTTATGTGCGCTGTTCCTATGCTGCGTCTCTGCAAGAAATTACCGAGGCTTTGGAAAGAATTCAAAATTTTATTATTAAGCATCAAAAAAAGAAAAATGTCTGCGCAGCCCAATAA
- a CDS encoding MFS transporter: MQKQHKNNKILLVLSTVPFLMVLGNSMLIPEFNTIKNILGINQLQVGLLITFFSASAAITIPFVGYFSDLWGRKNIIVPGILLYGLGGILSGTAAALVQNPYYYILAGRVVQGVGAAGTAPIAMALAGDLFPIEERSESMGAMEAANGLGKAISPIIGSATALLVWYAIFFSYALLSIPIALMIWFWVKEPLEVKSKNSINYFQDINLLFIDKGIYLLINFTGGLMVLLMLFGALSFSSDIIVNNFDLWGISRGLILSVPLLSLGVTAYLTGLYLKKKTLFFRHSFLLGFIILSFSMFIFPLCIESPIIFPVMLGLLGVGSGLVLPATNTMITGASKSSQRGSVTALYGSARFIGIALGPPVFSLLQMGDTHMFSLAAGLSLLIGILGFYYLKEK; encoded by the coding sequence ATGCAAAAACAACATAAGAATAATAAAATCCTGCTGGTATTAAGTACTGTGCCCTTTCTCATGGTTTTAGGGAATTCCATGTTAATCCCGGAATTTAACACCATTAAAAACATACTGGGAATAAATCAACTGCAGGTAGGACTTTTGATAACTTTTTTTTCAGCATCTGCTGCTATTACCATTCCCTTTGTAGGCTATTTTTCCGATCTATGGGGCAGAAAAAACATAATTGTACCCGGGATACTTTTATATGGTCTGGGAGGGATTCTTTCCGGTACGGCAGCTGCCTTAGTTCAAAACCCATACTACTACATTCTGGCAGGCCGGGTGGTCCAGGGAGTAGGTGCTGCAGGAACAGCCCCCATTGCTATGGCTTTGGCCGGCGATCTATTCCCTATAGAAGAACGCAGCGAAAGTATGGGGGCTATGGAAGCTGCCAACGGGTTAGGAAAAGCAATAAGCCCAATCATAGGATCAGCTACAGCACTATTGGTATGGTATGCTATTTTTTTCTCCTATGCCTTACTTTCCATTCCCATTGCCCTGATGATCTGGTTTTGGGTAAAAGAACCCCTTGAAGTAAAATCTAAAAATAGCATTAACTATTTTCAGGATATAAATCTGCTTTTTATAGATAAAGGTATTTACCTTTTGATAAATTTTACAGGAGGGTTGATGGTGCTCCTTATGCTTTTCGGTGCCCTTTCCTTTAGCTCCGATATTATTGTTAATAATTTTGACCTTTGGGGGATCAGCAGAGGTTTAATCCTTTCGGTTCCTCTCCTAAGCCTTGGTGTCACCGCTTACCTGACAGGACTATATTTGAAAAAGAAAACTCTTTTTTTTAGACATTCTTTTCTTTTGGGCTTTATCATTTTAAGTTTTTCCATGTTTATCTTCCCCCTTTGCATTGAAAGCCCCATTATCTTTCCTGTAATGCTTGGACTGTTGGGTGTAGGAAGCGGTCTGGTGCTCCCGGCCACAAATACCATGATTACCGGGGCTTCCAAAAGCAGTCAGAGGGGCAGTGTTACTGCACTCTATGGAAGTGCCCGGTTTATAGGTATTGCCCTGGGGCCCCCGGTATTTTCTCTTCTACAAATGGGAGACACTCATATGTTTTCCCTTGCCGCCGGGTTATCTCTGCTGATAGGCATCCTGGGTTTTTACTACTTGAAGGAAAAGTAA
- a CDS encoding NAD(P)/FAD-dependent oxidoreductase, protein MSDILILGGGIGGIVAANVLSKTLDKKKHNIKLIDQKDKHVFQSAYPHLLVNKRKPGDITRKLERLERKGVKYYQARVEGVTPEESKVITDQGPMKYDYLIISLGVEHHPETVPGFTETAYNIYNFDDLISLQKILKNFKNGKIVLFISSLPFSCPPAPYETSFLLDNYFRERGLREKIEISVFTPETSPEPLAGPKVGESVRRMMEQRNIKLTTEAKVLSLDPVNKKLNLDQGVSVEADLFLGIPSHWGPQVLHSSGLVEEGGWIKVDPTTLETDNKQIFAVGDATALRLPVINTLAPKAGIFAHYQAEVVARNIACILKGEKPEFRYTAKGL, encoded by the coding sequence ATGAGTGATATTTTGATATTAGGCGGCGGTATTGGGGGAATCGTTGCTGCCAATGTTTTAAGCAAAACTCTGGACAAAAAAAAGCACAATATCAAGCTGATTGACCAAAAAGATAAGCATGTTTTTCAATCAGCATACCCCCATCTCCTGGTAAACAAAAGAAAACCTGGGGATATTACCCGTAAATTGGAGAGGCTGGAAAGAAAAGGCGTTAAATATTACCAGGCCCGCGTAGAGGGAGTAACTCCTGAAGAAAGCAAGGTGATTACAGATCAAGGGCCCATGAAATATGATTATTTAATCATATCTTTAGGAGTGGAACACCATCCGGAAACCGTCCCGGGGTTCACAGAAACAGCATATAATATCTACAACTTTGACGATTTAATTAGCCTTCAAAAAATACTAAAAAATTTTAAAAATGGAAAAATTGTTTTGTTTATTTCAAGCCTTCCTTTTTCGTGTCCCCCTGCTCCCTATGAGACGAGCTTTTTGCTGGATAATTATTTCCGAGAGAGGGGGCTTCGGGAAAAGATAGAGATATCGGTGTTTACTCCTGAAACTTCTCCAGAACCTCTGGCAGGGCCAAAGGTTGGGGAGAGTGTCCGTCGTATGATGGAACAGCGAAATATTAAGTTGACTACCGAAGCAAAGGTTTTGTCCCTGGACCCTGTGAACAAGAAACTTAATTTGGATCAGGGGGTCTCTGTGGAAGCAGACCTTTTTTTGGGTATTCCGTCACATTGGGGCCCTCAGGTGCTTCACAGCAGCGGTTTGGTGGAGGAGGGCGGCTGGATTAAAGTGGATCCCACTACCTTGGAAACAGATAACAAACAAATATTTGCCGTGGGGGATGCCACAGCTTTGAGGCTGCCTGTGATCAATACTTTGGCTCCTAAGGCGGGTATATTTGCTCATTACCAGGCTGAAGTGGTAGCCAGGAATATTGCCTGTATTTTAAAGGGGGAAAAACCAGAATTTCGTTACACTGCCAAAGGTTTGTGA
- a CDS encoding DUF3231 family protein → MGILNDDKSKNDHLHYGEAFGIWTYLLVSQGLLSAYQTYINHAGDKELKNFLGDMIENVLRPEIEKTQELLKVTGIALPPAPPEKAKASLEDIPAGARINDPEISGAVAMDIAGGLLSCSEIMGISVREDVGAMFGQFHMNKAQHGLRLLRLNKDKGWMVIPPIHERVREFA, encoded by the coding sequence ATGGGTATCCTAAACGATGACAAAAGTAAAAATGACCATTTGCATTATGGAGAAGCGTTCGGAATTTGGACGTACCTTTTAGTCTCTCAAGGATTATTGTCTGCTTATCAAACCTATATAAATCATGCAGGGGATAAAGAATTAAAGAATTTTCTTGGGGACATGATTGAAAATGTTTTAAGGCCAGAAATTGAAAAAACACAAGAATTATTAAAGGTAACTGGAATTGCACTTCCCCCGGCTCCCCCAGAAAAAGCTAAAGCATCACTGGAAGATATTCCTGCGGGGGCCAGGATTAATGACCCGGAAATATCCGGTGCTGTAGCTATGGATATAGCCGGCGGCCTTCTTTCCTGCAGTGAGATTATGGGTATTTCTGTTAGAGAGGATGTTGGAGCTATGTTTGGTCAGTTTCATATGAATAAGGCTCAGCATGGACTCAGGCTTCTACGCTTAAACAAGGATAAGGGGTGGATGGTAATACCTCCTATTCATGAAAGAGTCCGGGAATTTGCTTAA
- a CDS encoding RrF2 family transcriptional regulator — protein sequence MLIGNKLEYALKILIELVNAQDQGLIPSRHIAEKCGIPTNFMPQITSVLTKKGWVISSRGPGGGLRISAVPGELTVLEVMEALDNRLTVKDCLFADRSCSQSESCPLFPLWKNIQHGIQEVVKNTTIADLVKDKLILEQRKSMS from the coding sequence ATGCTCATAGGAAACAAATTGGAATATGCATTAAAAATTTTGATAGAATTAGTTAATGCACAGGATCAGGGATTAATTCCTTCCAGACATATTGCAGAAAAGTGTGGAATACCAACAAATTTTATGCCTCAAATTACTTCGGTTTTAACTAAGAAAGGTTGGGTCATTTCCAGTCGAGGGCCTGGGGGTGGCCTTAGAATTTCTGCGGTTCCTGGGGAATTGACGGTACTGGAGGTAATGGAAGCCTTAGACAACAGGCTGACGGTGAAGGATTGCCTGTTTGCTGACAGGAGCTGTAGTCAAAGTGAAAGTTGTCCTCTATTCCCCTTGTGGAAGAATATTCAGCATGGAATTCAAGAGGTGGTTAAAAACACCACCATTGCAGATCTGGTTAAAGATAAGTTGATATTGGAACAACGTAAATCTATGTCATAG
- a CDS encoding MFS transporter has protein sequence MILEKNTEELKEEKKRRKTFINLGLLFGAAFIVFINFSSSLTVLPLYVLELGGTEFVSGLQNTIFFLAAIFLRFYFGPLADSNGRKLPLIIGAFAFATAPLLFLVSNSLWMLLLSRVYQAVGLAAFFSSSTSLVADLAPENKKGTYISSFRILMSLALLTGPTGSMILVNQYGYSIWFISSFSIGLLGIILTALLTPPTLVKIDKIGSWQRYKLVLMNSKLRLILQGVTLVAICIGALLTYAIIHVSRSTELANPAVYFTYYALAGITANIFVGRLSDRLGRQAVLWPAIILSGLGLILLFFLPNRSEILMFSSLLSGIGTAGSISVGYAWVVDTIEEKMRATALALLESVIDSSIALGSFFFGLLGTWIGLGSTFGLTGLLVTAAGVLFFLGSIISKNKSSMT, from the coding sequence GTGATTTTAGAAAAGAATACTGAGGAACTTAAAGAAGAAAAAAAAAGAAGGAAAACGTTTATTAATTTGGGCCTTCTATTCGGGGCTGCTTTCATTGTTTTTATAAATTTCAGTTCATCTCTGACGGTGCTGCCTTTATATGTCCTGGAACTAGGGGGCACAGAATTTGTATCGGGCCTACAAAACACAATATTTTTTCTTGCAGCTATTTTTTTGCGTTTTTATTTTGGTCCCCTGGCAGACAGTAATGGCAGAAAACTTCCTTTAATAATTGGGGCTTTTGCTTTTGCCACCGCACCGCTTTTATTTTTAGTAAGCAACAGCCTATGGATGCTGCTTCTTTCCCGTGTTTATCAGGCTGTGGGCCTGGCTGCCTTTTTTTCCAGCAGCACTTCTCTGGTAGCCGACCTGGCTCCAGAAAATAAGAAGGGTACCTATATCAGTTCTTTCCGTATTCTCATGAGCCTGGCTCTTCTCACGGGGCCGACGGGCTCTATGATTCTGGTCAACCAATATGGTTACAGCATATGGTTTATATCCAGCTTTTCCATAGGTTTATTGGGGATTATTTTAACTGCACTCCTTACCCCCCCCACCCTGGTTAAAATTGATAAAATTGGCTCCTGGCAGCGATATAAGCTGGTTCTTATGAATTCTAAGTTAAGGTTAATACTACAAGGGGTTACATTGGTGGCTATCTGTATAGGAGCTCTTTTGACCTACGCCATTATTCATGTCTCCCGGTCCACAGAGCTGGCCAATCCTGCAGTTTATTTTACCTATTATGCCCTGGCAGGCATAACGGCCAATATATTTGTTGGCCGTCTCTCAGACCGACTGGGCCGACAGGCTGTACTATGGCCTGCTATTATACTTTCGGGCCTTGGGCTTATACTTTTATTTTTCCTTCCAAACCGGAGTGAAATTTTAATGTTCAGCAGCCTGTTATCGGGAATTGGAACAGCCGGCAGTATCTCCGTTGGTTATGCCTGGGTTGTAGACACCATAGAAGAAAAAATGAGAGCCACTGCTCTGGCTCTCCTGGAAAGTGTTATCGATTCATCTATCGCTTTGGGATCCTTCTTCTTTGGATTGTTAGGCACCTGGATAGGCCTGGGGTCAACCTTCGGTCTTACCGGACTGCTGGTAACCGCAGCAGGAGTTCTGTTTTTCTTAGGAAGTATAATTTCAAAGAATAAAAGTTCTATGACATAG
- a CDS encoding HD-GYP domain-containing protein produces the protein MRRISLDSAQPGMVLGKTISGSAGQVLLHARVKIKPQYLTYLKRLGVNYIYVEDSRMDDVVLCDVISEDTRREACSLIKDCMKEVKSSKIQKKGLNVKGEKILQTVSKIVEELLDNKEMLAQLMDIRCKDDYKFAHSVNCCVLATLVAVKMKYDTASLKSLATGALLHDIGLAAVPENILQKPGDLTNDEYETIKNHPFYGYEIFKKTSFFSSVSGAIILQHHERYQGKGYPQGLRGKNINPLAQILAVADVYDALTSDRPYRKAFQPHQAVEMLFSWGGELFDLNILNHFLANIAAYPVGFHVFLNNGESGLVIANTPGFTLRPVVRILYTGEDLASHPAPYDIDLSRVLDLTIVKVKE, from the coding sequence ATGCGCAGAATTTCATTAGACTCAGCTCAGCCTGGAATGGTTTTGGGTAAAACTATTTCTGGTAGTGCAGGTCAGGTTTTACTGCATGCCAGGGTGAAGATTAAACCCCAGTACCTTACCTACTTGAAACGCCTGGGTGTAAATTATATTTATGTAGAGGACAGCAGAATGGATGATGTAGTATTATGTGATGTAATTAGCGAAGATACTCGCCGTGAAGCCTGTTCATTGATTAAGGACTGTATGAAAGAGGTAAAGAGTTCCAAAATTCAAAAAAAAGGGCTTAATGTTAAAGGTGAAAAAATACTTCAAACGGTTTCTAAAATTGTAGAGGAACTTCTAGACAATAAAGAAATGCTGGCTCAATTAATGGATATTCGGTGTAAAGATGACTATAAGTTTGCACATAGTGTCAATTGTTGTGTGCTGGCAACTCTTGTGGCAGTTAAAATGAAATACGACACTGCATCTTTAAAAAGCCTGGCTACAGGTGCCCTGCTTCACGATATAGGGTTAGCCGCTGTACCGGAAAATATTTTGCAAAAGCCCGGTGACTTGACAAATGATGAATACGAAACCATTAAAAATCATCCATTTTACGGTTATGAAATTTTTAAGAAAACCTCTTTTTTTTCTTCTGTGTCAGGGGCAATAATTTTACAACATCATGAACGGTATCAAGGAAAGGGTTACCCCCAGGGGCTTAGAGGTAAAAACATTAATCCCCTGGCCCAAATTTTGGCTGTTGCAGATGTTTATGATGCTCTCACTTCAGACAGGCCTTATCGAAAGGCTTTTCAGCCCCATCAGGCGGTAGAAATGCTTTTTTCCTGGGGGGGGGAACTCTTCGATTTAAATATATTAAATCACTTTCTTGCAAACATAGCTGCTTACCCTGTAGGTTTTCACGTATTCTTAAATAATGGGGAAAGCGGGTTGGTAATCGCTAATACTCCGGGCTTTACCTTGCGGCCCGTAGTCAGGATATTATATACAGGGGAGGATCTGGCATCTCATCCTGCTCCCTACGATATTGATTTGTCAAGAGTGTTAGATTTAACTATTGTCAAAGTAAAGGAATAA
- a CDS encoding sensor domain-containing diguanylate cyclase/phosphohydrolase — translation MEADRDKDNKYIEKLTLQEERDFISAVNDTISSLVIVLNNWGKIIRYNRACESITGLAFSEAKEKDYWDVFCLPEERELYKAFFMSLEPIDYPFESETQFIGIDGLIYTILWTYNVLLELDGTIKYFVMTGTDVTKYRESKKALQEIGEKYRGLIHASPVAFISLNSLHMVKSWSSAAERIFGWSEKEVLEKDVSLFMYDIHNSIYDQCNKVIVERKSINDFELNCFRKDGSPIFVSLSLAPLYDLTGEVDGILLAAVNITERKLAEDKIRYISFHDITTGLYNRAYMEQEMQRLDTDRQLPISIIMGDLNGLKLVNDTYGHSVGDEMLISTADILRKSCRQEDIIARWGGDEFVVLLPQVTKEDALGICKRIISYCEKTFVKTVPLSIALGIACKQMGEKDCLAEILKQAEDNMYKHKLAESRSVRSSVLNALLKTLEEKSYETEEHARRMQDMALKIGKKFNLSETELDRLTLLIYLHDIGKITISEEILTKKDSLTEEEWTAIKKHPETGYRIARSTEEFAHVAKDIISHHERWDGQGYPEGLRKQQIPLLARITAIVDAYDVMTNGRPYKKPLSQIEAAAEVKRCAGSQFDPELVEVFLAVLEENTVLEK, via the coding sequence ATGGAAGCTGATCGGGATAAAGATAATAAATATATAGAGAAACTTACCCTTCAGGAAGAACGGGATTTCATTTCTGCTGTGAACGATACCATCAGCAGCCTGGTTATTGTTCTCAATAATTGGGGTAAGATCATTCGTTATAACCGTGCCTGTGAAAGTATTACCGGGCTTGCTTTTTCTGAGGCAAAAGAAAAGGATTACTGGGATGTTTTTTGTCTGCCGGAGGAAAGAGAACTCTACAAAGCCTTCTTTATGAGTTTGGAGCCGATAGATTACCCCTTTGAATCAGAGACACAGTTTATTGGAATAGATGGTTTAATCTATACAATACTTTGGACTTATAATGTTTTGTTGGAGCTGGACGGCACGATAAAATATTTTGTTATGACTGGAACTGATGTAACCAAATACAGGGAATCCAAGAAAGCACTACAGGAAATTGGAGAAAAGTACAGGGGATTAATCCATGCTTCACCGGTAGCTTTTATTTCCCTTAATTCTTTGCACATGGTGAAGAGCTGGAGCTCTGCGGCAGAACGGATTTTTGGTTGGTCGGAAAAAGAAGTGCTGGAAAAAGATGTTTCCCTTTTCATGTATGATATCCATAACAGTATTTATGATCAATGCAACAAAGTAATTGTAGAGAGAAAATCAATTAATGATTTTGAATTAAATTGTTTCAGGAAAGACGGTTCACCTATCTTTGTCAGCCTTTCCCTGGCGCCGTTGTATGACCTTACTGGAGAGGTAGACGGTATTTTGTTAGCTGCTGTTAACATTACTGAGCGTAAGCTGGCAGAAGATAAGATTCGTTACATAAGTTTTCATGACATTACTACGGGGCTTTATAATCGGGCATATATGGAGCAAGAAATGCAGAGGTTGGATACAGACCGTCAGCTGCCTATCAGTATAATAATGGGGGATTTAAACGGCCTTAAATTAGTAAATGATACCTATGGACACAGTGTAGGGGACGAGATGCTGATAAGTACTGCTGATATCCTCAGGAAATCCTGCCGCCAAGAAGATATAATAGCCCGCTGGGGGGGGGATGAATTTGTAGTCCTTCTGCCCCAAGTTACAAAGGAAGATGCTCTGGGAATATGTAAAAGAATTATATCTTATTGTGAAAAAACATTTGTTAAAACGGTGCCTCTATCTATAGCCTTAGGTATTGCTTGTAAGCAGATGGGGGAGAAGGATTGTCTTGCGGAGATTTTAAAACAGGCTGAAGACAATATGTATAAACATAAGCTGGCTGAAAGTAGAAGTGTCAGGAGTTCGGTGCTAAATGCTCTACTGAAAACCCTGGAAGAAAAGAGTTATGAGACAGAGGAACATGCCCGGCGTATGCAGGATATGGCTTTAAAAATTGGCAAAAAGTTTAATCTATCGGAAACAGAATTGGACAGGTTAACTCTTCTTATTTATCTGCATGATATAGGCAAAATTACTATTTCTGAGGAAATCCTAACGAAAAAGGACAGTTTAACCGAAGAAGAATGGACAGCTATTAAGAAGCACCCTGAAACAGGGTATCGAATAGCTCGTTCTACGGAAGAATTTGCCCATGTTGCAAAAGATATTATCTCCCATCATGAACGCTGGGATGGGCAGGGTTACCCTGAAGGATTAAGAAAGCAGCAGATTCCTTTATTGGCTCGGATCACAGCCATTGTTGATGCCTATGATGTAATGACCAACGGAAGACCTTATAAAAAACCTTTATCACAAATAGAAGCTGCGGCTGAAGTTAAAAGGTGTGCTGGAAGCCAGTTTGATCCGGAGTTGGTGGAGGTTTTTCTAGCGGTTTTAGAAGAGAACACTGTATTGGAAAAATGA